One part of the Sardina pilchardus chromosome 5, fSarPil1.1, whole genome shotgun sequence genome encodes these proteins:
- the stard13a gene encoding stAR-related lipid transfer protein 13 isoform X1 — protein MICPAVFDDAEVDLDLYEDEDEDMDLADTECLGSMTPETQEIYLRLGHHRRRSGLRLARIIARQQLLRKIMQEIEAKEACDWLRAAGFPQYAQLYEDSQFPIDISAVKKDHDFLDKDLVEPLCRRLNTLNKCASMKLDVNLPKKRSEDSDEDDLLAISNRWTFEPSSRRWSRLHDIDLLLGSDPQRRSLSDGGEDGGSGSGVDGGVDGGGMGSGLRPTVSSESVLTDLSEPEVCSLHSEDSASALTTPCSDSLSLAPSPGAYSAHASLAHSPGDYPHYHSLPAKVGGGGGGGGGSRHGRTRAKDFLRRMETLRSWGSSLGRPERRSLVISGPVLQREPDALRTLRCVRIGDGDGDGAELPLPPLYSTMPRLRHRSTPLNDRSPADRDGTADRSETTTAGGADENAPGASEDGVAAEPPPKQTDPLSKRGGVYLEGMDVLSTSELGPDRADPTKDLNSTSTSPNTSTITEINTDSKTNTRATTTSIPTTSTSTPKRAAVRRNQFRSYDDLVVHVPKDHKPGTFPKALSIESLAPSSNDNINWRASGDSQTRGGRGGGGGRLSGRCCPHGSRISVYDNVPGSHLYASTGDLMDLEKEDLFPHLDDILQHVNGLQQIVDHWSRNVLPPDGEGESHLHEEEDEDGDEEDGGGMKGVGSASQITLDFEGLATPSDGERDGVSLNDTDSTSTRERRDSGVGASLTRPRLRWPSFRISNRLSQSGVSLQLNSQSAGQLSLLQKFSLLRLTAIMEKYSMSNKHGWTWSVPKFMKRMKGPEYKDKVVFGVPLIVHVQRHGQPLPLCIQLALRYLRSQCLDQIGLFRKSGVKSRILALRQTCEMSPDAVDYEDQSAYDVADMVKQFFRDLPEPLLTSKMGETFLHIYQYVPAEQRLQAVQAAIMLMSDESREVLQTLLCFLTDVTSSVEENQMTPMNLAVCLAPSLFHLNIMKNDNLSPRSIQKKYATGRPDQKDLNENLAATQGLAHMIMQCNSLFEIPQEMVTQSRNSYMEAELLAPPLDELCKLQHHQHQQQQQQQQQQQLQEEEEEEEEEEEDMEEEASYLSQVERLTQSLLKETREKTKGWVSRPSLDNTELAFRKVEDGTPLRRWRVSVEVEAPPSAVLNRILRERHLWDSDMLQGKILETLDKQTEVYQYALNSMAPHPSRDFVVLRSWRTDLQKGVCTLVAISVDHEDSPPMGGVRGVVLESQYLLEPCGSGKSRLTHICRIDLKGRSPEWYNKAFGHLCSAEVARIRNSFQSLESEGPETKI, from the exons ACTCCCAGTTTCCCATCGACATATCGGCTGTCAAAAAGGACCACGACTTCCTGGACAAAGACCTTGTGGAGCCCCTGTGCCG GCGGCTCAACACGCTGAACAAGTGTGCCTCCATGAAACTGGATGTCAACCTTCCCAAGAAGAGA AGCGAAGACTCCGATGAGGACGACCTGCTGGCGATCAGCAACCGATGGACGTTTGAGCCGAGCAGCCGCCGCTGGTCCCGCCTGCATGACATCGACCTCCTCCTGGGCAGCGACCCTCAGCGGCGGAGCCTGTCGGACGGAGGCGAGgacggcggcagcggcagcggagTGGACGGCGGGGTGGACGGCGGCGGCATGGGCTCGGGCCTGCGGCCCACGGTGAGCAGCGAGAGCGTGCTGACGGACCTGAGCGAGCCCGAGGTGTGCTCGCTGCACAGCGAGGACTCGGCCTCCGCGCTCACGACGCCGTGCTCGGACTCGCTCTCCCTGGCGCCGTCGCCGGGCGCCTACTCGGCCCACGCCTCCCTGGCGCACTCGCCGGGCGACTACCCGCACTACCACTCGCTGCCCGCCAaggtcggcggcggcggcggcggcggcggcggcagtcgTCACGGGCGCACGCGGGCCAAGGACTTCCTGCGGCGCATGGAGACGCTGCGCTCGTGGGGCAGCTCGCTGGGCCGGCCCGAGCGCCGCTCGCTGGTCATCAGCGGGCCGGTGCTGCAGCGCGAGCCGGACGCCCTGCGGACGCTGCGCTGCGTCCGGATCGGCGACGGAGACGGCGACGGTGCCGAGCTGCCCCTCCCGCCGCTCTACAGCACCATGCCTCGCCTCCGCCACAGGAGCACGCCGCTCAACGACCGCTCGCCCGCCGACCGGGACGGAACGGCcgaccgctccgagaccaccacCGCCGGCGGTGCGGACGAAAACGCGCCGGGCGCGTCCGAGGACGGCGTTGCGGCCGAGCCGCCGCCCAAACAGACGGACCCGCTCAGCAAGCGCGGCGGCGTCTACCTGGAGGGCATGGACGTGCTCTCGACGTCCGAGCTCGGACCGGACCGCGCCGACCCGACCAAGGACCTGAACAGCACCAGCACTAGCCCCAACACCAGCACTATCACTGAGATTAACACTGACTCTAAAACGAACACTcgcgccaccaccacctccatccccaccacctccacctccacccccaaacGAGCTGCCGTGCGGAGGAACCAGTTCCGCTCCTACGATGACCTGGTGGTGCACGTGCCCAAGGACCACAAGCCGGGCACCTTCCCCAAAGCACTGTCCATCGAGAGCCTGGCGCCCTCCAGCAACGACAACATCAACTGGAGGGCCAGTGGCGATAGCCAGAcgcggggaggaagaggaggtggtggagggcgGTTGTCTGGACGTTGCTGCCCGCACGGCAGCCGCATCAGCGTCTACGACAACGTGCCCGGCTCGCACCTGTACGCCAGCACGGGCGACCTGATGGACCTGGAGAAGGAGGACCTGTTCCCGCACCTGGACGACATCCTGCAGCACGTCAACGGCCTGCAGCAGATCGTGGACCACTGGTCCAGGAACGTGCTCCCGCCCGACGGAGAGGGCGAGAGTCACCtgcacgaggaggaggacgaggacgggGACGAAGAGGACGGGGGCGGGATGAAAGGGGTGGGGTCCGCCAGCCAGATCACGCTGGACTTCGAGGGGCTGGCCACGCCCAGCGACGGCGAACGGGACGGGGTGTCGCTGAACGACACCGACTCGACCAGCACGCGGGAGAGGAGGGACTCGGGAGTCGGAGCTTCGTTGACCAGACCGAG ACTAAGGTGGCCCAGCTTCAGGATATCCAACCGCCTCAGCCAATCAGGGGTCTCCCTacagctcaacagccaatcagctgGCCAGCTCAGCCTGTTACAGAAGTTCTCCTTGTTACGCCTCACTGCCATCATGGAGAAATACTCGATGTCTAACAAACATGGATGGACCTG GTCTGTGCCCAAGTTCATGAAGCGGATGAAGGGGCCGGAGTATAAGGACAAGGTGGTGTTCGGCGTGCCGCTCATCGTCCACGTGCAGCGCCACGGCCAGCCACTGCCCCTCTGCATCCAGCTGGCGCTGCGCTACCTCAGGAGCCAGTGTCTGGACCAG ATAGGCCTGTTCCGTAAGTCAGGGGTCAAGTCCCGCATCCTGGCCCTGCGGCAGACGTGCGAGATGTCGCCGGACGCCGTGGACTACGAGGACCAGTCGGCGTACGACGTGGCCGACATGGTCAAGCAGTTCTTCAGGGACCTGCCCGAGCCACTGCTCACCAGCAAGATGGGGGAGACCTTCCTGCACATTTACCAGT aTGTCCCTGCTGAGCAGCGTTTGCAGGCGGTGCAGGCGGCCATCATGCTCATGTCCGACGAGAGCCGCGAGGTGCTGCAGACGCTGCTCTGCTTCCTGACTGACGTCACTTCCTCTGTGGAGGAGAACCAGATGACCCCCATGAACCTGGCCGTGTGTCTGGCGCCCTCGCTATTCCACCTCAACATCATGAAGAACGACAACCTGTCGCCCAG GTCCATTCAGAAGAAGTACGCCACTGGGCGGCCAGACCAGAAGGACCTCAATGAGAACCTTGCCGCCACTCAAGGCCTGGCCCACATGATCATGCAGTGCAACAGTCTCTTTGAG ATCCCCCAGGAGATGGTGACCCAGTCGAGGAACTCGTATATGGAGGCTGAGCTTTTGGCGCCCCCTCTGGATGAGTTGTGCAAACTGCAgcaccatcagcatcagcagcagcaacagcagcagcagcagcagcagctccaggaggaggaggaggaggaagaggaggaagaggaggacatggaggaggaggcctcGTATCTCTCGCAGGTGGAGAGGCTGACCCAGAGCCTGCTGAAGGAGACGCGGGAGAAGACCAAGGGCTGGGTGAGCCGGCCCAGTCTGGACAACACAGAACTGGCCTTCAGGAAG GTGGAGGATGGGACTCCGTTGCGAAGGTGGCGTGTGTCCGTAGAGGTGGAGGCCCCTCCATCAGCCGTGCTGAACCGCATACTGCGAGAGCGCCACCTGTGGGACAGTGACATGCTGCAGGGGAAGATTCTGGAAACGCTGGACAAGCAGACAGAGGTGTACCAGTACGCACTCAACAGCATGGCTCCTCACCCCAGCAGGGACTTCGTGGTTCTCAG gTCATGGAGGACTGACTTGCAGAAGGGAGTGTGTACACTGGTGGCCATCTCTGTGGATCACGAGGACAGTCCACCCATGGGTGGGGTCCGCGGAGTGGTTCTGGAGTCACAGTACCTGCTAGAGCCATGTGGGTCGGGGAAGTCCAGACTTACCCACATCTGCAGGATTGACCTCAA AGGACGGTCTCCGGAATGGTACAATAAAGCCTTTGGTCATCTCTGCTCTGCTGAAGTCGCCCGCATCCGCAACTCCTTCCAGAGTCTGGAGTCTGAGGGGCCAGAAACCAAGATCTGA
- the stard13a gene encoding stAR-related lipid transfer protein 13 isoform X4, protein MQEIEAKEACDWLRAAGFPQYAQLYEDSQFPIDISAVKKDHDFLDKDLVEPLCRRLNTLNKCASMKLDVNLPKKRSEDSDEDDLLAISNRWTFEPSSRRWSRLHDIDLLLGSDPQRRSLSDGGEDGGSGSGVDGGVDGGGMGSGLRPTVSSESVLTDLSEPEVCSLHSEDSASALTTPCSDSLSLAPSPGAYSAHASLAHSPGDYPHYHSLPAKVGGGGGGGGGSRHGRTRAKDFLRRMETLRSWGSSLGRPERRSLVISGPVLQREPDALRTLRCVRIGDGDGDGAELPLPPLYSTMPRLRHRSTPLNDRSPADRDGTADRSETTTAGGADENAPGASEDGVAAEPPPKQTDPLSKRGGVYLEGMDVLSTSELGPDRADPTKDLNSTSTSPNTSTITEINTDSKTNTRATTTSIPTTSTSTPKRAAVRRNQFRSYDDLVVHVPKDHKPGTFPKALSIESLAPSSNDNINWRASGDSQTRGGRGGGGGRLSGRCCPHGSRISVYDNVPGSHLYASTGDLMDLEKEDLFPHLDDILQHVNGLQQIVDHWSRNVLPPDGEGESHLHEEEDEDGDEEDGGGMKGVGSASQITLDFEGLATPSDGERDGVSLNDTDSTSTRERRDSGVGASLTRPRLRWPSFRISNRLSQSGVSLQLNSQSAGQLSLLQKFSLLRLTAIMEKYSMSNKHGWTWSVPKFMKRMKGPEYKDKVVFGVPLIVHVQRHGQPLPLCIQLALRYLRSQCLDQIGLFRKSGVKSRILALRQTCEMSPDAVDYEDQSAYDVADMVKQFFRDLPEPLLTSKMGETFLHIYQYVPAEQRLQAVQAAIMLMSDESREVLQTLLCFLTDVTSSVEENQMTPMNLAVCLAPSLFHLNIMKNDNLSPRSIQKKYATGRPDQKDLNENLAATQGLAHMIMQCNSLFEIPQEMVTQSRNSYMEAELLAPPLDELCKLQHHQHQQQQQQQQQQQLQEEEEEEEEEEEDMEEEASYLSQVERLTQSLLKETREKTKGWVSRPSLDNTELAFRKVEDGTPLRRWRVSVEVEAPPSAVLNRILRERHLWDSDMLQGKILETLDKQTEVYQYALNSMAPHPSRDFVVLRSWRTDLQKGVCTLVAISVDHEDSPPMGGVRGVVLESQYLLEPCGSGKSRLTHICRIDLKGRSPEWYNKAFGHLCSAEVARIRNSFQSLESEGPETKI, encoded by the exons ACTCCCAGTTTCCCATCGACATATCGGCTGTCAAAAAGGACCACGACTTCCTGGACAAAGACCTTGTGGAGCCCCTGTGCCG GCGGCTCAACACGCTGAACAAGTGTGCCTCCATGAAACTGGATGTCAACCTTCCCAAGAAGAGA AGCGAAGACTCCGATGAGGACGACCTGCTGGCGATCAGCAACCGATGGACGTTTGAGCCGAGCAGCCGCCGCTGGTCCCGCCTGCATGACATCGACCTCCTCCTGGGCAGCGACCCTCAGCGGCGGAGCCTGTCGGACGGAGGCGAGgacggcggcagcggcagcggagTGGACGGCGGGGTGGACGGCGGCGGCATGGGCTCGGGCCTGCGGCCCACGGTGAGCAGCGAGAGCGTGCTGACGGACCTGAGCGAGCCCGAGGTGTGCTCGCTGCACAGCGAGGACTCGGCCTCCGCGCTCACGACGCCGTGCTCGGACTCGCTCTCCCTGGCGCCGTCGCCGGGCGCCTACTCGGCCCACGCCTCCCTGGCGCACTCGCCGGGCGACTACCCGCACTACCACTCGCTGCCCGCCAaggtcggcggcggcggcggcggcggcggcggcagtcgTCACGGGCGCACGCGGGCCAAGGACTTCCTGCGGCGCATGGAGACGCTGCGCTCGTGGGGCAGCTCGCTGGGCCGGCCCGAGCGCCGCTCGCTGGTCATCAGCGGGCCGGTGCTGCAGCGCGAGCCGGACGCCCTGCGGACGCTGCGCTGCGTCCGGATCGGCGACGGAGACGGCGACGGTGCCGAGCTGCCCCTCCCGCCGCTCTACAGCACCATGCCTCGCCTCCGCCACAGGAGCACGCCGCTCAACGACCGCTCGCCCGCCGACCGGGACGGAACGGCcgaccgctccgagaccaccacCGCCGGCGGTGCGGACGAAAACGCGCCGGGCGCGTCCGAGGACGGCGTTGCGGCCGAGCCGCCGCCCAAACAGACGGACCCGCTCAGCAAGCGCGGCGGCGTCTACCTGGAGGGCATGGACGTGCTCTCGACGTCCGAGCTCGGACCGGACCGCGCCGACCCGACCAAGGACCTGAACAGCACCAGCACTAGCCCCAACACCAGCACTATCACTGAGATTAACACTGACTCTAAAACGAACACTcgcgccaccaccacctccatccccaccacctccacctccacccccaaacGAGCTGCCGTGCGGAGGAACCAGTTCCGCTCCTACGATGACCTGGTGGTGCACGTGCCCAAGGACCACAAGCCGGGCACCTTCCCCAAAGCACTGTCCATCGAGAGCCTGGCGCCCTCCAGCAACGACAACATCAACTGGAGGGCCAGTGGCGATAGCCAGAcgcggggaggaagaggaggtggtggagggcgGTTGTCTGGACGTTGCTGCCCGCACGGCAGCCGCATCAGCGTCTACGACAACGTGCCCGGCTCGCACCTGTACGCCAGCACGGGCGACCTGATGGACCTGGAGAAGGAGGACCTGTTCCCGCACCTGGACGACATCCTGCAGCACGTCAACGGCCTGCAGCAGATCGTGGACCACTGGTCCAGGAACGTGCTCCCGCCCGACGGAGAGGGCGAGAGTCACCtgcacgaggaggaggacgaggacgggGACGAAGAGGACGGGGGCGGGATGAAAGGGGTGGGGTCCGCCAGCCAGATCACGCTGGACTTCGAGGGGCTGGCCACGCCCAGCGACGGCGAACGGGACGGGGTGTCGCTGAACGACACCGACTCGACCAGCACGCGGGAGAGGAGGGACTCGGGAGTCGGAGCTTCGTTGACCAGACCGAG ACTAAGGTGGCCCAGCTTCAGGATATCCAACCGCCTCAGCCAATCAGGGGTCTCCCTacagctcaacagccaatcagctgGCCAGCTCAGCCTGTTACAGAAGTTCTCCTTGTTACGCCTCACTGCCATCATGGAGAAATACTCGATGTCTAACAAACATGGATGGACCTG GTCTGTGCCCAAGTTCATGAAGCGGATGAAGGGGCCGGAGTATAAGGACAAGGTGGTGTTCGGCGTGCCGCTCATCGTCCACGTGCAGCGCCACGGCCAGCCACTGCCCCTCTGCATCCAGCTGGCGCTGCGCTACCTCAGGAGCCAGTGTCTGGACCAG ATAGGCCTGTTCCGTAAGTCAGGGGTCAAGTCCCGCATCCTGGCCCTGCGGCAGACGTGCGAGATGTCGCCGGACGCCGTGGACTACGAGGACCAGTCGGCGTACGACGTGGCCGACATGGTCAAGCAGTTCTTCAGGGACCTGCCCGAGCCACTGCTCACCAGCAAGATGGGGGAGACCTTCCTGCACATTTACCAGT aTGTCCCTGCTGAGCAGCGTTTGCAGGCGGTGCAGGCGGCCATCATGCTCATGTCCGACGAGAGCCGCGAGGTGCTGCAGACGCTGCTCTGCTTCCTGACTGACGTCACTTCCTCTGTGGAGGAGAACCAGATGACCCCCATGAACCTGGCCGTGTGTCTGGCGCCCTCGCTATTCCACCTCAACATCATGAAGAACGACAACCTGTCGCCCAG GTCCATTCAGAAGAAGTACGCCACTGGGCGGCCAGACCAGAAGGACCTCAATGAGAACCTTGCCGCCACTCAAGGCCTGGCCCACATGATCATGCAGTGCAACAGTCTCTTTGAG ATCCCCCAGGAGATGGTGACCCAGTCGAGGAACTCGTATATGGAGGCTGAGCTTTTGGCGCCCCCTCTGGATGAGTTGTGCAAACTGCAgcaccatcagcatcagcagcagcaacagcagcagcagcagcagcagctccaggaggaggaggaggaggaagaggaggaagaggaggacatggaggaggaggcctcGTATCTCTCGCAGGTGGAGAGGCTGACCCAGAGCCTGCTGAAGGAGACGCGGGAGAAGACCAAGGGCTGGGTGAGCCGGCCCAGTCTGGACAACACAGAACTGGCCTTCAGGAAG GTGGAGGATGGGACTCCGTTGCGAAGGTGGCGTGTGTCCGTAGAGGTGGAGGCCCCTCCATCAGCCGTGCTGAACCGCATACTGCGAGAGCGCCACCTGTGGGACAGTGACATGCTGCAGGGGAAGATTCTGGAAACGCTGGACAAGCAGACAGAGGTGTACCAGTACGCACTCAACAGCATGGCTCCTCACCCCAGCAGGGACTTCGTGGTTCTCAG gTCATGGAGGACTGACTTGCAGAAGGGAGTGTGTACACTGGTGGCCATCTCTGTGGATCACGAGGACAGTCCACCCATGGGTGGGGTCCGCGGAGTGGTTCTGGAGTCACAGTACCTGCTAGAGCCATGTGGGTCGGGGAAGTCCAGACTTACCCACATCTGCAGGATTGACCTCAA AGGACGGTCTCCGGAATGGTACAATAAAGCCTTTGGTCATCTCTGCTCTGCTGAAGTCGCCCGCATCCGCAACTCCTTCCAGAGTCTGGAGTCTGAGGGGCCAGAAACCAAGATCTGA
- the stard13a gene encoding stAR-related lipid transfer protein 13 isoform X2, which produces MTTKRKSTKLQLRRSISEQLRDSTSKAWDLLWRNVRERRLAEIEAKEACDWLRAAGFPQYAQLYEDSQFPIDISAVKKDHDFLDKDLVEPLCRRLNTLNKCASMKLDVNLPKKRSEDSDEDDLLAISNRWTFEPSSRRWSRLHDIDLLLGSDPQRRSLSDGGEDGGSGSGVDGGVDGGGMGSGLRPTVSSESVLTDLSEPEVCSLHSEDSASALTTPCSDSLSLAPSPGAYSAHASLAHSPGDYPHYHSLPAKVGGGGGGGGGSRHGRTRAKDFLRRMETLRSWGSSLGRPERRSLVISGPVLQREPDALRTLRCVRIGDGDGDGAELPLPPLYSTMPRLRHRSTPLNDRSPADRDGTADRSETTTAGGADENAPGASEDGVAAEPPPKQTDPLSKRGGVYLEGMDVLSTSELGPDRADPTKDLNSTSTSPNTSTITEINTDSKTNTRATTTSIPTTSTSTPKRAAVRRNQFRSYDDLVVHVPKDHKPGTFPKALSIESLAPSSNDNINWRASGDSQTRGGRGGGGGRLSGRCCPHGSRISVYDNVPGSHLYASTGDLMDLEKEDLFPHLDDILQHVNGLQQIVDHWSRNVLPPDGEGESHLHEEEDEDGDEEDGGGMKGVGSASQITLDFEGLATPSDGERDGVSLNDTDSTSTRERRDSGVGASLTRPRLRWPSFRISNRLSQSGVSLQLNSQSAGQLSLLQKFSLLRLTAIMEKYSMSNKHGWTWSVPKFMKRMKGPEYKDKVVFGVPLIVHVQRHGQPLPLCIQLALRYLRSQCLDQIGLFRKSGVKSRILALRQTCEMSPDAVDYEDQSAYDVADMVKQFFRDLPEPLLTSKMGETFLHIYQYVPAEQRLQAVQAAIMLMSDESREVLQTLLCFLTDVTSSVEENQMTPMNLAVCLAPSLFHLNIMKNDNLSPRSIQKKYATGRPDQKDLNENLAATQGLAHMIMQCNSLFEIPQEMVTQSRNSYMEAELLAPPLDELCKLQHHQHQQQQQQQQQQQLQEEEEEEEEEEEDMEEEASYLSQVERLTQSLLKETREKTKGWVSRPSLDNTELAFRKVEDGTPLRRWRVSVEVEAPPSAVLNRILRERHLWDSDMLQGKILETLDKQTEVYQYALNSMAPHPSRDFVVLRSWRTDLQKGVCTLVAISVDHEDSPPMGGVRGVVLESQYLLEPCGSGKSRLTHICRIDLKGRSPEWYNKAFGHLCSAEVARIRNSFQSLESEGPETKI; this is translated from the exons ACTCCCAGTTTCCCATCGACATATCGGCTGTCAAAAAGGACCACGACTTCCTGGACAAAGACCTTGTGGAGCCCCTGTGCCG GCGGCTCAACACGCTGAACAAGTGTGCCTCCATGAAACTGGATGTCAACCTTCCCAAGAAGAGA AGCGAAGACTCCGATGAGGACGACCTGCTGGCGATCAGCAACCGATGGACGTTTGAGCCGAGCAGCCGCCGCTGGTCCCGCCTGCATGACATCGACCTCCTCCTGGGCAGCGACCCTCAGCGGCGGAGCCTGTCGGACGGAGGCGAGgacggcggcagcggcagcggagTGGACGGCGGGGTGGACGGCGGCGGCATGGGCTCGGGCCTGCGGCCCACGGTGAGCAGCGAGAGCGTGCTGACGGACCTGAGCGAGCCCGAGGTGTGCTCGCTGCACAGCGAGGACTCGGCCTCCGCGCTCACGACGCCGTGCTCGGACTCGCTCTCCCTGGCGCCGTCGCCGGGCGCCTACTCGGCCCACGCCTCCCTGGCGCACTCGCCGGGCGACTACCCGCACTACCACTCGCTGCCCGCCAaggtcggcggcggcggcggcggcggcggcggcagtcgTCACGGGCGCACGCGGGCCAAGGACTTCCTGCGGCGCATGGAGACGCTGCGCTCGTGGGGCAGCTCGCTGGGCCGGCCCGAGCGCCGCTCGCTGGTCATCAGCGGGCCGGTGCTGCAGCGCGAGCCGGACGCCCTGCGGACGCTGCGCTGCGTCCGGATCGGCGACGGAGACGGCGACGGTGCCGAGCTGCCCCTCCCGCCGCTCTACAGCACCATGCCTCGCCTCCGCCACAGGAGCACGCCGCTCAACGACCGCTCGCCCGCCGACCGGGACGGAACGGCcgaccgctccgagaccaccacCGCCGGCGGTGCGGACGAAAACGCGCCGGGCGCGTCCGAGGACGGCGTTGCGGCCGAGCCGCCGCCCAAACAGACGGACCCGCTCAGCAAGCGCGGCGGCGTCTACCTGGAGGGCATGGACGTGCTCTCGACGTCCGAGCTCGGACCGGACCGCGCCGACCCGACCAAGGACCTGAACAGCACCAGCACTAGCCCCAACACCAGCACTATCACTGAGATTAACACTGACTCTAAAACGAACACTcgcgccaccaccacctccatccccaccacctccacctccacccccaaacGAGCTGCCGTGCGGAGGAACCAGTTCCGCTCCTACGATGACCTGGTGGTGCACGTGCCCAAGGACCACAAGCCGGGCACCTTCCCCAAAGCACTGTCCATCGAGAGCCTGGCGCCCTCCAGCAACGACAACATCAACTGGAGGGCCAGTGGCGATAGCCAGAcgcggggaggaagaggaggtggtggagggcgGTTGTCTGGACGTTGCTGCCCGCACGGCAGCCGCATCAGCGTCTACGACAACGTGCCCGGCTCGCACCTGTACGCCAGCACGGGCGACCTGATGGACCTGGAGAAGGAGGACCTGTTCCCGCACCTGGACGACATCCTGCAGCACGTCAACGGCCTGCAGCAGATCGTGGACCACTGGTCCAGGAACGTGCTCCCGCCCGACGGAGAGGGCGAGAGTCACCtgcacgaggaggaggacgaggacgggGACGAAGAGGACGGGGGCGGGATGAAAGGGGTGGGGTCCGCCAGCCAGATCACGCTGGACTTCGAGGGGCTGGCCACGCCCAGCGACGGCGAACGGGACGGGGTGTCGCTGAACGACACCGACTCGACCAGCACGCGGGAGAGGAGGGACTCGGGAGTCGGAGCTTCGTTGACCAGACCGAG ACTAAGGTGGCCCAGCTTCAGGATATCCAACCGCCTCAGCCAATCAGGGGTCTCCCTacagctcaacagccaatcagctgGCCAGCTCAGCCTGTTACAGAAGTTCTCCTTGTTACGCCTCACTGCCATCATGGAGAAATACTCGATGTCTAACAAACATGGATGGACCTG GTCTGTGCCCAAGTTCATGAAGCGGATGAAGGGGCCGGAGTATAAGGACAAGGTGGTGTTCGGCGTGCCGCTCATCGTCCACGTGCAGCGCCACGGCCAGCCACTGCCCCTCTGCATCCAGCTGGCGCTGCGCTACCTCAGGAGCCAGTGTCTGGACCAG ATAGGCCTGTTCCGTAAGTCAGGGGTCAAGTCCCGCATCCTGGCCCTGCGGCAGACGTGCGAGATGTCGCCGGACGCCGTGGACTACGAGGACCAGTCGGCGTACGACGTGGCCGACATGGTCAAGCAGTTCTTCAGGGACCTGCCCGAGCCACTGCTCACCAGCAAGATGGGGGAGACCTTCCTGCACATTTACCAGT aTGTCCCTGCTGAGCAGCGTTTGCAGGCGGTGCAGGCGGCCATCATGCTCATGTCCGACGAGAGCCGCGAGGTGCTGCAGACGCTGCTCTGCTTCCTGACTGACGTCACTTCCTCTGTGGAGGAGAACCAGATGACCCCCATGAACCTGGCCGTGTGTCTGGCGCCCTCGCTATTCCACCTCAACATCATGAAGAACGACAACCTGTCGCCCAG GTCCATTCAGAAGAAGTACGCCACTGGGCGGCCAGACCAGAAGGACCTCAATGAGAACCTTGCCGCCACTCAAGGCCTGGCCCACATGATCATGCAGTGCAACAGTCTCTTTGAG ATCCCCCAGGAGATGGTGACCCAGTCGAGGAACTCGTATATGGAGGCTGAGCTTTTGGCGCCCCCTCTGGATGAGTTGTGCAAACTGCAgcaccatcagcatcagcagcagcaacagcagcagcagcagcagcagctccaggaggaggaggaggaggaagaggaggaagaggaggacatggaggaggaggcctcGTATCTCTCGCAGGTGGAGAGGCTGACCCAGAGCCTGCTGAAGGAGACGCGGGAGAAGACCAAGGGCTGGGTGAGCCGGCCCAGTCTGGACAACACAGAACTGGCCTTCAGGAAG GTGGAGGATGGGACTCCGTTGCGAAGGTGGCGTGTGTCCGTAGAGGTGGAGGCCCCTCCATCAGCCGTGCTGAACCGCATACTGCGAGAGCGCCACCTGTGGGACAGTGACATGCTGCAGGGGAAGATTCTGGAAACGCTGGACAAGCAGACAGAGGTGTACCAGTACGCACTCAACAGCATGGCTCCTCACCCCAGCAGGGACTTCGTGGTTCTCAG gTCATGGAGGACTGACTTGCAGAAGGGAGTGTGTACACTGGTGGCCATCTCTGTGGATCACGAGGACAGTCCACCCATGGGTGGGGTCCGCGGAGTGGTTCTGGAGTCACAGTACCTGCTAGAGCCATGTGGGTCGGGGAAGTCCAGACTTACCCACATCTGCAGGATTGACCTCAA AGGACGGTCTCCGGAATGGTACAATAAAGCCTTTGGTCATCTCTGCTCTGCTGAAGTCGCCCGCATCCGCAACTCCTTCCAGAGTCTGGAGTCTGAGGGGCCAGAAACCAAGATCTGA